A genomic stretch from Gopherus flavomarginatus isolate rGopFla2 chromosome 3, rGopFla2.mat.asm, whole genome shotgun sequence includes:
- the LOC127048205 gene encoding cytochrome P450 4V2-like isoform X3 produces MLWSTGDKWRSRRKMITPTFHFTILADFLEVMNEQASILVDKLEKHVDKEPFDCFLDITLCALDIICETAMGKNVGAQNNRDSEYVRAIYKMSDLIHHRQKSPWLWSNLMYPMFQEGREHNRSLKILHSFTDNVIAEKAHEIEKHTQQKDDFDDNCEQSRPKRRRVFLDMLLSTTDDEGNKLNYMDIREEVDTFMFEGHDTTAAAMNWAIYLLGCHPEAQKKVHRELDEVFGNSERPVTMDDLKKLRYLECVVKEALRLFPSVPFFARTTSEDCHIRGFKIPKATEVVVVPYVLHREPEIFPDPEEFMPERFFPENSKGRHPYAYVPFSAGPRNCIGQRFAQMEEKAVLAIILRHFWVETSQKREGLGLVGELILRPNKGIWIQLKRRECVSEEEISQGF; encoded by the exons CACTGGAGATAAGTGGCGTTCCAGAAGGAAAATGATAACTCCCACGTTCCACTTCACAATCTTAGCTGATTTTCTAGAAGTTATGAACGAACAAGCCAGTATTTTGGTTGATAAACTTGAAAAGCATGTTGACAAAGAGCCCTTTGATTGCTTTCTAGACATCACGCTCTGTGCCCTGGATATAATCTGTG AAACTGCGATGGGCAAGAATGTTGGTGCGCAGAACAATAGAGATTCTGAATATGTCCGTGCTATTTATAA GATGAGTGACCTCATTCATCATAGACAGAAGTCTCCTTGGCTTTGGTCTAACTTGATGTACCCTATGTTCCAAGAAGGAAGGGAACATAATAGAAGCCTCAAGATCCTTCACAGTTTTACTGACAAC GTTATTGCAGAAAAAGCCCATGAAATAGAGAAGCACACACAACAGAAAGATGACTTTGATGACAACTGCGAACAAAGTCGGCCCAAAAGGAGAAGAGTTTTTCTTGATATGCTTCTCAGTACAACTGATGATGAAGGGAACAAACTGAACTACATGGATATTCGAGAGGAAGTGGATACTTTCATGTTTGAG GGGCATGATACAACAGCTGCTGCTATGAACTGGGCCATCTACTTACTTGGATGCCATCCTGAAGCCCAGAAGAAAGTTCAcagagaactggatgaagtgTTTG GGAACTCTGAGCGGCCTGTCACAATGGATGACCTGAAGAAGCTCCGATATCTTGAATGTGTTGTTAAAGAAGCCCTTCGTCTCTTTCCTTCTGTTCCATTCTTTGCCCGCACCACAAGTGAAGATTGCCATATTA GAGGATTTAAGATACCAAAAGCAACAGAGGTAGTTGTGGTTCCTTATGTACTGCACAGAGAACCGGAGATTTTCCCAGACCCAGAAGAATTTATGCCTGAGCGATTCTTCCCTGAGAATTCTAAGGGAAGGCACCCATATGCATATGTGCCCTTCTCTGCTGGACCCAGAAACTGTATTG GCCAGCGCTTTGCACAGATGGAAGAGAAAGCTGTTCTAGCCATCATCCTACGACACTTTTGGGTGGAAACAAGTCAAAAACGAGAAGGGCTTGGCCTTGTGGGAGAACTAATACTTCGCCCAAATAAGGGCATCTGGATCCAACTGAAGAGAAGAGAGTGTGTGTCAGAAGAAGAAATCTCACAAGGATTTTAG